The following are from one region of the Kineosporia sp. NBRC 101731 genome:
- a CDS encoding alpha/beta hydrolase fold domain-containing protein, with product MIYHTHGGGMFSGDHRIVLDPLLDEAQALGATLVSVAYRLAPEHPHPAPLDDVHAGLLWTVEHAAELGIDPDRIIAAGTSAGGGLTAALALTLRDTGGPRLLGTPDE from the coding sequence GTGATCTACCACACGCACGGTGGCGGCATGTTCAGCGGTGACCACCGCATCGTCCTCGATCCGCTGTTGGACGAGGCACAGGCCCTGGGGGCGACGCTCGTGTCGGTGGCCTACCGGCTCGCTCCCGAGCACCCCCACCCGGCGCCCCTCGACGACGTCCACGCCGGTCTGCTGTGGACCGTCGAGCACGCGGCCGAGCTGGGCATTGACCCGGACCGGATCATCGCCGCGGGAACCAGTGCGGGGGGCGGTCTCACGGCGGCGCTCGCGCTCACCCTGCGCGACACCGGCGGCCCGCGCCTGCTGGGCACGCCGGACGAATGA
- a CDS encoding AraC family transcriptional regulator translates to MPRDPLSDTLALIDARCVVSGGFTAGGTWGLRFWPQAQLKLVAVARGSLWLSVDEGPEPVLLRTGDVAVVNGWRQVVLADDPQSENADLTEAFTSSETGVISVAEGEEVAVVGGHVEVNRMGEELLLAVLPQITCIRAVAEEAHAIGWLLQRILREMTTNPPGSSFVAHQHAQLLLAEVFRAYLADVTSLPVGWLRVIAEPGLGPALRAMHADPGRDWSLAELARLATMSRTTFIDRFKATAGVPPMTYLQQWRIRLAERELGTSTTSVTDLAAALGYKSNSAFSTAFKAATGLSPRHFREAQLALRS, encoded by the coding sequence ATGCCCAGGGATCCTCTGTCGGACACGCTGGCCCTGATCGATGCCCGCTGTGTCGTCTCGGGCGGGTTCACCGCCGGCGGAACGTGGGGCCTGCGGTTCTGGCCGCAGGCTCAGCTCAAACTGGTTGCTGTGGCGAGGGGTTCGCTCTGGCTCTCGGTCGACGAAGGGCCGGAGCCCGTGCTGCTGCGCACCGGCGACGTCGCCGTGGTGAACGGCTGGCGGCAGGTGGTCCTGGCCGACGATCCGCAGAGTGAGAACGCGGATCTGACGGAGGCCTTCACCAGCAGCGAGACCGGCGTGATCAGCGTGGCCGAGGGCGAGGAGGTGGCGGTCGTCGGTGGCCACGTCGAGGTCAACCGGATGGGGGAGGAACTGCTGCTCGCCGTCCTGCCGCAGATCACCTGCATCCGGGCGGTGGCCGAGGAGGCCCACGCCATCGGCTGGCTGCTGCAGCGCATCCTGAGGGAGATGACCACGAACCCGCCCGGATCGAGCTTCGTGGCCCACCAGCATGCACAGCTGCTGCTGGCCGAGGTCTTCCGCGCCTACTTGGCGGACGTCACCTCGCTGCCGGTGGGCTGGTTGCGGGTCATCGCCGAACCCGGGCTGGGCCCTGCCCTGCGAGCCATGCACGCGGATCCGGGCCGGGACTGGTCGCTGGCCGAGCTCGCCCGCCTGGCGACGATGTCGCGTACCACTTTCATCGACCGCTTCAAGGCCACTGCGGGCGTCCCCCCGATGACCTATCTGCAGCAATGGCGGATCCGGCTGGCCGAAAGGGAACTCGGCACGTCGACCACCTCGGTCACCGACTTGGCGGCAGCGCTCGGCTACAAGTCCAACAGTGCGTTCAGCACCGCCTTCAAGGCCGCGACCGGCCTGTCACCGCGTCACTTCCGAGAAGCGCAACTGGCGCTCCGGTCGTGA
- a CDS encoding M28 family peptidase — MSGAPETADEQRVEKHVRTLAAGPRGRRHHPQALQQAMDYIATELDGYGWTTRHVPFVMRWAIGVTEKGGTAPLWRRVRLYRRLEGTNLLAHLPQHAPDAPAVLLIAHVDSVENSPGADDNASGVAAVLECARLLATLPDPPVVRLAFVDMEELGKMGSRALAGDRRFRQGLRHVVCLESVGTFTSEPGSQQVGVLRWVFPQAAAEIASQDGRGDFVLAICKRSSRRAADTIRESADRVRVLVGQEPRPDGLAGRLVTQIARPLRNLDRSDHAPFWDRGVPSLMLTCTASFRNHRYHLPEDVAEEVDFGKVAQLSTAVVRALARGF, encoded by the coding sequence ATGAGCGGTGCACCGGAGACTGCGGACGAGCAGCGGGTGGAGAAACACGTGCGGACCCTGGCGGCCGGCCCGCGTGGGCGCCGGCACCACCCGCAGGCCCTGCAGCAGGCCATGGACTACATCGCCACCGAGCTCGACGGCTACGGATGGACGACCCGGCACGTTCCCTTCGTGATGCGCTGGGCCATCGGGGTCACGGAGAAGGGCGGCACCGCACCCTTGTGGCGCCGGGTCCGGCTGTACCGCCGGCTGGAGGGCACGAACCTGCTGGCCCACCTTCCGCAGCACGCCCCGGACGCCCCCGCCGTGCTCCTGATAGCCCACGTCGACAGCGTCGAGAACAGTCCGGGCGCCGACGACAACGCCTCGGGCGTGGCCGCGGTGCTGGAGTGCGCGCGGCTGCTGGCCACGCTGCCCGACCCGCCCGTGGTGCGGCTGGCCTTCGTGGACATGGAGGAGCTGGGCAAGATGGGTTCGCGGGCTCTGGCCGGTGACCGTCGTTTCCGGCAGGGGCTTCGTCACGTGGTCTGCCTGGAGTCGGTCGGGACCTTCACCAGTGAGCCCGGCTCCCAGCAGGTGGGTGTGCTCAGGTGGGTCTTCCCGCAGGCCGCGGCCGAGATCGCGAGCCAGGACGGCCGGGGCGACTTCGTCCTGGCGATCTGTAAGCGTTCGTCCCGCCGGGCCGCCGACACCATCCGTGAGAGTGCCGACAGGGTACGTGTTCTGGTCGGTCAGGAACCGCGTCCGGACGGTCTGGCCGGTCGCCTGGTGACGCAGATCGCGCGCCCCCTGAGGAACCTCGACCGCTCCGACCACGCGCCGTTCTGGGACAGGGGCGTGCCGTCCCTGATGCTCACCTGCACCGCGTCGTTCCGCAACCACCGCTACCACCTTCCCGAAGATGTCGCGGAGGAAGTCGATTTCGGGAAAGTGGCCCAGCTGTCGACGGCGGTGGTCCGGGCTCTTGCGCGCGGGTTCTGA
- a CDS encoding GNAT family N-acetyltransferase: MNAPQRVSLRTVEDRDLALFFEYQADAGAAAMAAVASQDRDQFDAHWAKIRLNPTGHLRTVLVDGAVAGHVACWQDQDQEQWLIGYWIGRGYWGRGVATQAIRLFVDEVTNPSLHAHVAAHNAGSIRVLEKCGFHQEQVPHAPGPGDGIAELHFVLTR; this comes from the coding sequence GTGAACGCACCGCAACGGGTCAGCCTGAGAACTGTCGAAGACCGCGATCTCGCTCTGTTCTTCGAGTACCAGGCCGATGCGGGGGCGGCCGCGATGGCCGCCGTCGCGTCGCAGGATCGCGATCAGTTCGATGCACACTGGGCGAAGATCCGTCTCAACCCGACGGGGCACCTACGGACCGTTCTCGTCGACGGGGCCGTTGCCGGGCATGTTGCCTGCTGGCAGGACCAGGACCAGGAGCAGTGGCTGATCGGCTACTGGATCGGGCGCGGTTACTGGGGCCGTGGCGTGGCGACGCAGGCAATCAGACTTTTCGTGGACGAGGTGACGAACCCGTCGCTCCATGCTCACGTTGCCGCGCACAACGCCGGATCGATCCGCGTCCTGGAGAAATGCGGCTTCCACCAGGAGCAGGTCCCTCACGCACCCGGTCCTGGCGATGGGATCGCGGAGCTACATTTCGTGCTGACCCGGTAG
- a CDS encoding LysR substrate-binding domain-containing protein, which yields MDLDLRKLRYFVAVAQTLHFGRAAEELHIAQPVLSRQIRALEKDLGTPLLIRDSHGVALTDAGRQLLTDAGPLLASTRAIRRRVTAAARSGQRLMVGFRAGITVTPAIRRFATGNPGVTVDMQRIEADDQAAMLLDGRIDIAYVRLPIDEAGLRVIPLYTEPRVAVLPAGHRLAGKEQITEADLSGEPLLWSADAGTQPTRHPHPDAGYRVRGVDETLEHVAAGRGIAFLARSATVFYSHPQISYVPVVDLAPEEVCLAVAASGAPSGVDDFLAAAQHSAEVTAECGNYEMW from the coding sequence ATGGATCTGGACCTGCGCAAGCTGCGCTACTTCGTCGCCGTCGCGCAGACCCTGCACTTCGGCCGCGCCGCCGAGGAGCTGCACATCGCACAACCGGTGCTCAGTCGGCAGATCCGCGCACTGGAAAAAGATCTCGGCACCCCGCTGCTGATCCGGGACAGTCACGGCGTGGCACTGACCGACGCCGGCCGCCAGTTGCTGACCGACGCCGGCCCGCTGCTGGCCTCCACCCGGGCGATCCGCCGCCGGGTGACCGCGGCCGCGCGCAGCGGACAGCGGCTCATGGTCGGCTTCCGGGCGGGCATCACGGTCACCCCGGCGATCCGCCGGTTCGCCACCGGGAACCCGGGTGTGACCGTGGACATGCAGCGGATCGAGGCGGACGACCAGGCCGCGATGCTGCTCGACGGCCGCATCGACATCGCCTACGTTCGCCTGCCCATCGATGAGGCCGGCCTGCGCGTCATCCCGCTGTACACCGAGCCGCGGGTGGCGGTGCTGCCCGCGGGCCACCGCCTGGCCGGCAAGGAGCAGATCACCGAGGCGGACCTGTCGGGCGAGCCGCTGCTGTGGTCGGCCGACGCCGGCACGCAGCCCACCCGGCATCCCCACCCCGACGCCGGGTACCGGGTGCGCGGGGTGGACGAGACGCTCGAGCACGTCGCGGCCGGTCGCGGCATCGCGTTCCTGGCCCGTTCGGCGACGGTGTTCTACTCCCACCCACAGATCAGTTACGTGCCCGTCGTGGACCTGGCGCCCGAGGAGGTGTGTCTCGCGGTGGCGGCGTCGGGCGCCCCGTCCGGGGTCGACGACTTCCTCGCCGCGGCCCAGCACTCGGCCGAGGTCACGGCCGAGTGCGGGAACTACGAAATGTGGTAG
- a CDS encoding energy-coupling factor ABC transporter ATP-binding protein, with protein sequence MSGLLLDEVSVRGGDVEVLHDVTCALDDRTIAVIGENGSGKSTLARLVGGLITASSGTVRVLGLDPARDAARLRHRVAMVFSNPDAQIIMPTVAEDVAFSLRPEKLPREEKRRRVQAALERFGLDGIADRSAHDLSGGQKQLLALCGAFVREPELVIADEPTAYLDARNARRVTGHLLEKGSHRLLLVTHDLNLAQRCDRVVFVKDGTIAAAGDPDQVVTAYEEHLAC encoded by the coding sequence GTGAGCGGATTGCTTCTGGACGAGGTGAGCGTGCGTGGGGGAGACGTGGAGGTACTGCACGACGTCACCTGCGCGCTGGATGACCGCACGATCGCCGTCATCGGCGAGAACGGTTCGGGGAAGTCCACGTTGGCCCGGCTCGTCGGTGGCCTCATCACGGCGTCCAGCGGCACGGTGCGTGTGCTGGGGCTGGACCCGGCGCGGGACGCGGCCCGATTACGGCACCGGGTGGCCATGGTCTTCAGTAACCCGGACGCACAGATCATCATGCCGACCGTCGCCGAGGACGTCGCGTTCTCCCTGCGCCCGGAAAAGCTTCCACGGGAGGAGAAACGGCGTCGGGTCCAGGCCGCGCTCGAGCGGTTCGGACTGGACGGGATCGCCGACCGTTCGGCCCACGACCTCTCCGGTGGGCAGAAACAGTTGCTCGCCCTGTGCGGGGCCTTCGTGCGGGAACCCGAGCTGGTGATCGCCGACGAGCCGACCGCGTACCTGGACGCCCGCAACGCCCGCCGGGTCACCGGTCATCTCCTCGAGAAAGGCTCGCACCGGCTGCTGCTGGTGACTCACGACCTCAACCTGGCTCAGCGCTGCGACCGGGTGGTCTTCGTCAAGGACGGGACGATCGCCGCGGCCGGCGACCCCGACCAGGTGGTCACCGCCTACGAGGAGCACCTCGCGTGCTGA
- a CDS encoding class I adenylate-forming enzyme family protein, translating to MTSRIVVLPGAPGELLDRLREVRHRGDVPLVGDERWPAAHWSAVRDLVSSAAVPDDVAWATLTSGTSGRPRVVLRTAASWQRSFAAISAILTDQVLLPGPPASSLTLFSLAHALEGGPHPVLDGRDATSFHGTPHALRTVLDTHPRLRVALVGGSHLDPSLRAAAEDRGIRVVSYYGAAELSFVALDEGTGLRAFPGVDLDVRDGELWVRTPYAALGYLGGAGPLRRDGAWSTVGDLASLDPLDPGVLTLHGRADSAILTASATVVPEEVEAQVRTIAGVRDAVVFGIPAPGVGEIVAALMEPDGPALTAGHLRTTVDAGLATAHRPRVWFTGEIPRTASGKPARAEARRRALAGEVPRLA from the coding sequence ATGACGTCCCGGATCGTCGTGCTGCCGGGTGCGCCCGGCGAACTGCTCGACCGGCTGCGCGAGGTGCGCCACCGGGGAGACGTCCCGCTGGTCGGCGACGAGCGCTGGCCGGCGGCGCACTGGTCGGCGGTGCGCGACCTGGTGTCCTCCGCTGCGGTGCCCGACGATGTGGCCTGGGCGACCCTGACGTCCGGGACCAGCGGACGACCTCGCGTCGTCCTGCGCACGGCGGCGTCGTGGCAGCGATCCTTCGCCGCGATCTCGGCGATCCTCACCGACCAGGTGCTGCTCCCGGGGCCACCGGCCTCGTCCCTGACGCTGTTCTCCCTGGCCCACGCGCTCGAGGGCGGCCCCCACCCCGTGCTCGACGGTCGGGACGCCACCTCGTTCCACGGAACACCGCACGCCCTGCGCACGGTCCTCGACACCCACCCCCGGCTCCGCGTCGCCCTCGTGGGCGGTTCCCACCTCGACCCGTCCCTGCGGGCCGCCGCCGAGGACCGGGGAATCCGGGTCGTCTCCTACTACGGCGCGGCCGAATTGTCCTTCGTCGCCCTCGACGAGGGAACGGGACTGCGGGCGTTCCCCGGAGTGGATCTGGACGTGCGGGACGGTGAGCTGTGGGTGCGCACGCCGTACGCGGCGCTCGGCTACCTGGGCGGGGCGGGCCCGTTGCGCCGGGACGGGGCCTGGAGCACCGTCGGCGATCTCGCCTCCCTCGACCCGCTCGACCCGGGCGTGCTCACCCTGCACGGGCGGGCGGACAGCGCCATCCTCACCGCGTCGGCCACCGTTGTCCCCGAAGAGGTGGAAGCCCAGGTGAGGACGATCGCCGGGGTCCGCGACGCGGTGGTCTTCGGCATCCCCGCACCGGGTGTCGGTGAGATCGTCGCGGCCCTGATGGAACCGGACGGCCCGGCCCTGACCGCGGGCCATCTGCGCACCACCGTGGACGCCGGGCTCGCCACCGCCCATCGTCCGCGCGTGTGGTTCACCGGGGAGATTCCGCGCACCGCCTCCGGGAAACCCGCCCGCGCCGAGGCCCGGCGCCGGGCTCTCGCCGGGGAGGTGCCCCGCCTTGCCTGA
- a CDS encoding biotin transporter BioY → MAKGQGPTLGPVDATDLARVAVFAALTAALGLPGSFSAFGGVPITAQTLGVMLAGAILGPRLGALSMIVLLVLVAAGLPLLAGGRGGIGVFAGPSAGYLFGWVAGAFVTGLIVHASSRRPTLLRTALGLLIGGILVVYAIGIPVQSLVTRLPLGRTLVLSLAFVPGDLIKAVIATSTVGTLLRAYPRAFRRTWAGGSSRAEARR, encoded by the coding sequence ATGGCAAAAGGGCAAGGTCCGACGCTCGGACCGGTCGATGCGACGGATCTGGCGCGCGTGGCGGTCTTCGCGGCGCTGACGGCGGCGCTCGGGCTGCCGGGCAGTTTCAGCGCGTTCGGCGGGGTTCCGATCACCGCGCAGACGCTCGGGGTCATGCTGGCGGGGGCGATCCTCGGTCCCCGGCTCGGCGCCCTGTCGATGATCGTCCTGCTCGTCCTCGTTGCGGCCGGGCTCCCGCTGCTGGCCGGTGGGCGGGGCGGCATCGGGGTGTTCGCCGGGCCGTCCGCGGGTTACCTCTTCGGGTGGGTCGCCGGGGCCTTCGTCACCGGGCTGATCGTGCACGCCTCGTCGCGCAGGCCCACCCTGCTCCGGACGGCGCTCGGCCTCCTGATCGGCGGCATCCTCGTGGTCTACGCGATCGGGATCCCCGTGCAGAGCCTGGTGACCCGACTGCCGCTGGGGCGCACCCTCGTCCTCAGCCTCGCGTTCGTCCCCGGCGACCTGATCAAGGCGGTGATCGCCACCAGCACCGTCGGCACCCTCCTGCGGGCCTACCCCCGCGCGTTCCGGCGTACCTGGGCCGGGGGCTCTTCCCGCGCGGAAGCCCGACGATGA
- a CDS encoding TetR/AcrR family transcriptional regulator has protein sequence MAGSGSPPRRTRDDVADMALHLLDERGLPDLTMRHLATALGVQPSALYWHFPNKQALLAAVSERILAPVGEVTVENLTVPQAVLVVGARMHESLLAHRDASELVSSSLALGLVNSPVRPPLLSVGRARGVPDSLSEVAAEAVMHFVVGFTFHEQQRLVADALGLLETDDIPSAQDPFTDALTMIAQGLAASLDQHQGHPPKRP, from the coding sequence ATGGCAGGTTCGGGAAGTCCGCCCAGAAGAACACGGGACGACGTGGCCGACATGGCCCTGCACCTGCTGGACGAACGTGGACTGCCCGACCTGACGATGCGCCACCTGGCCACCGCCCTCGGCGTCCAGCCCAGCGCCCTGTACTGGCACTTCCCGAACAAGCAGGCTCTCCTGGCCGCGGTCAGCGAGCGGATCCTCGCGCCCGTGGGCGAGGTCACGGTCGAGAACCTGACCGTGCCGCAGGCCGTGCTCGTGGTGGGCGCCCGGATGCACGAGAGCCTGCTCGCCCACCGCGACGCCTCCGAACTGGTGTCGAGCTCACTGGCCCTCGGGCTCGTGAACTCCCCCGTGCGTCCCCCATTGCTGAGCGTCGGGCGCGCCCGGGGCGTGCCCGACTCGCTGTCGGAGGTGGCGGCCGAGGCGGTCATGCACTTCGTGGTCGGCTTCACGTTCCATGAGCAGCAGCGCCTCGTGGCAGATGCGCTCGGCCTGCTCGAGACCGACGACATTCCCTCTGCTCAGGACCCCTTCACCGACGCGCTGACGATGATCGCCCAGGGTCTCGCGGCGTCCCTGGACCAGCATCAGGGCCACCCGCCCAAGAGGCCATGA
- a CDS encoding HTH domain-containing protein, producing the protein MKRAERQYALVDLLRGARRPWSAARLAAEFGVSSRTIERDIGSLQSAGVPIYADHGAAGGYSILREYSLPPLNLSAAESLAVLAGLALLESSPYQGAARRARAKIVAVMAELQPHIVPAPAPVTADRLDALRAEDATEVPPTETLERGGLFEISERTVDGPVGVKAADLHPGRPGRTASGDLPHARWRHVQR; encoded by the coding sequence ATGAAGCGAGCCGAGCGGCAGTACGCCCTCGTCGACCTGCTCCGTGGAGCCCGTCGGCCGTGGTCTGCCGCCCGGCTCGCCGCCGAGTTCGGGGTGTCCTCGCGGACGATCGAACGGGACATCGGATCGCTCCAGAGTGCCGGGGTCCCGATCTACGCCGATCACGGTGCGGCGGGCGGTTACTCGATCTTGCGGGAGTATTCGCTGCCGCCGCTGAATCTGTCCGCTGCCGAGTCGCTGGCGGTGCTCGCCGGGCTCGCGCTGTTGGAGTCCTCGCCGTACCAGGGGGCCGCCCGCCGCGCCCGCGCCAAGATCGTCGCCGTCATGGCCGAACTACAGCCGCACATCGTCCCCGCTCCGGCGCCCGTGACCGCCGACCGGCTGGACGCACTACGGGCCGAGGACGCGACCGAGGTACCACCGACAGAAACACTGGAGCGCGGTGGCCTTTTCGAGATCAGCGAGCGGACCGTCGACGGGCCGGTGGGGGTCAAGGCTGCTGATCTGCACCCCGGTCGGCCCGGCCGGACCGCGTCCGGTGATCTACCACACGCACGGTGGCGGCATGTTCAGCGGTGA
- a CDS encoding SDR family oxidoreductase translates to MSTVLITGAATGFARLAVESLLDAGHTVAATMRDVTGRNQQAAGELAAQDVTVIELDVTDEDSVQRGVARAIAELGHIDVVVNNAGLGALDLLEGFTTEDLQKVFDVNVFGVHRVNRAIIPHMKARRSGLLVLISSLTSRLAIPFQGPYGASKAAAENFAELYRAELSQLGIESAIIEPGGMPTEFIGKLSGPSEPERLGDYGDVAALPAGFLQAFESTFAANPAQSPRLVADAIVDLINLPHGERPFRTVVDRMGLGDLVQPQNERMEALNQQLYDMFQISHLLTVKR, encoded by the coding sequence TTGTCCACCGTCCTCATCACCGGAGCAGCAACCGGTTTCGCCCGCCTGGCCGTCGAGAGCCTGCTGGACGCCGGCCACACCGTCGCCGCGACCATGCGTGACGTCACCGGACGCAACCAGCAGGCCGCCGGCGAACTCGCCGCCCAGGACGTCACCGTCATCGAGCTCGACGTCACCGACGAGGACAGCGTCCAGCGTGGCGTCGCCCGGGCGATCGCTGAGCTGGGCCACATCGACGTGGTCGTGAACAACGCCGGGCTGGGAGCCCTGGATCTGCTCGAGGGCTTCACCACCGAGGATCTGCAGAAGGTCTTCGACGTGAACGTGTTCGGCGTGCACCGGGTCAACCGCGCGATCATCCCGCACATGAAGGCGCGCCGCAGCGGCCTGCTGGTCCTGATCTCGAGCCTCACCAGCCGTCTGGCCATTCCGTTCCAGGGCCCTTACGGCGCCTCCAAGGCCGCCGCCGAGAACTTCGCCGAGCTGTACCGGGCCGAGTTGTCGCAGCTGGGTATCGAGTCCGCGATCATCGAACCGGGCGGCATGCCGACCGAATTCATCGGCAAGCTGAGCGGTCCGAGCGAGCCCGAACGCCTCGGTGACTACGGCGACGTCGCCGCCCTGCCGGCCGGTTTCCTGCAGGCCTTCGAGAGCACCTTCGCGGCCAACCCCGCCCAGAGTCCCCGGTTGGTCGCAGACGCCATCGTCGACCTGATCAATCTCCCGCACGGCGAGCGGCCGTTCCGCACGGTCGTCGACAGGATGGGCCTGGGCGACCTGGTCCAGCCCCAGAACGAGCGGATGGAAGCACTCAATCAGCAGCTCTACGACATGTTCCAGATCAGCCACCTGCTCACCGTCAAGCGCTGA
- a CDS encoding nuclear transport factor 2 family protein translates to MTKNANPTTASTARHSLDLWLTMWNTDGGIARQICADDFRIRFAVTEPDGSTPADDIRTAEDFAQYLGWWHGQNPGVAFTGVADAIDGDHGRLLWDVEVGGHRAGGVDVFDFAEDGRIRRVWSVGGQRSMRS, encoded by the coding sequence ATGACCAAGAACGCGAACCCCACGACCGCCTCCACGGCCCGGCACTCGCTCGATCTGTGGCTGACGATGTGGAACACCGACGGCGGCATTGCCCGGCAGATCTGCGCCGACGACTTCCGCATCCGCTTCGCCGTGACCGAGCCTGATGGGTCGACCCCCGCGGACGACATCCGCACCGCCGAGGATTTCGCCCAGTATCTCGGCTGGTGGCACGGGCAGAACCCGGGCGTGGCCTTCACGGGCGTCGCCGATGCGATCGACGGGGACCACGGCCGGCTGCTGTGGGACGTCGAGGTGGGCGGCCACCGCGCGGGTGGCGTCGATGTGTTCGATTTCGCCGAGGACGGCCGGATCCGGCGGGTCTGGTCGGTCGGTGGGCAGCGGAGCATGCGCAGCTGA
- a CDS encoding NADPH-dependent F420 reductase yields MQLLGGAAEVQGLRDGDEVAQLAQVQIHEASRSGDVLRVSQPLKEVLDTSSSRWHRQLRTPKPSGEHMNYAIIGFGTIGQALAKAFARSGIQVSVATTRAPESLASAAAAIGPELVPTDLAQALTADIIFLAVPFGSHPDVARALPSWTGKTIVDVTNAYGVSPEQLGDKSSAQVVAQAFTGAKLMKGFNHLVAGVLEQDPAVQGGRRVVFLASDDEGAAAQVGALAEALGFAPVDLGGLAEGGLLVQASGTTWGQLIFKDLVTFG; encoded by the coding sequence GTGCAGCTCCTCGGCGGCGCGGCCGAAGTGCAGGGTCTGCGCGACGGCGACGAAGTAGCGCAGCTTGCGCAGGTCCAGATCCATGAAGCCTCCCGGTCCGGCGATGTCCTGAGGGTATCGCAGCCGCTGAAAGAGGTCTTGGACACCTCATCGAGCCGGTGGCACCGTCAACTGCGCACCCCGAAACCTTCTGGAGAACACATGAACTACGCAATCATCGGCTTCGGCACCATCGGCCAGGCCCTGGCCAAGGCCTTCGCCCGCAGCGGCATCCAGGTGTCCGTGGCGACGACCCGCGCCCCGGAAAGCCTGGCCTCCGCCGCGGCCGCGATCGGGCCCGAGCTCGTCCCCACCGATCTGGCCCAGGCCCTCACTGCAGACATCATCTTCCTGGCCGTCCCTTTCGGATCACACCCGGATGTCGCCCGGGCGCTGCCGTCCTGGACGGGAAAGACCATCGTCGATGTGACCAACGCCTACGGTGTCTCCCCCGAGCAACTGGGAGACAAGTCGTCCGCCCAGGTCGTCGCCCAGGCCTTCACCGGGGCCAAGCTGATGAAGGGCTTCAATCATCTGGTCGCCGGAGTTCTCGAGCAGGATCCGGCCGTCCAGGGCGGTAGGAGGGTCGTGTTCCTGGCGAGTGACGACGAGGGTGCGGCAGCGCAGGTCGGCGCGCTGGCGGAGGCTCTCGGGTTCGCGCCGGTCGATCTAGGCGGTCTCGCGGAGGGCGGGCTGCTGGTGCAGGCGAGCGGAACCACCTGGGGTCAGCTGATCTTCAAGGATCTGGTCACGTTCGGCTGA
- a CDS encoding thiolase family protein: MPDQPDQPDRPDQERADAVIVAARRTPITTRSRAFARLGLEDLAAPVLRHVLGDAGSATGAPLVVADVVLGNCRGPGGNPARIAALAAGLGVSVPGATVDRQCGSGLAAVLEAVRAIQAGDDRPRLAGGVESASTAPTRSVGGKSYARAPFTPAGWPDPDMPAAAQALADADGITRERQDAHAARSYRRARAARDAGRFDHEIVPLQGVFADDSIRWDERLLARLRPQFPDGTLTAGTSTRISDGAAAVAVIPRRMRGRAPGLVVRGQAVVGCDPALPGIGAAPAVQAALASAGASVADVAAFEIVEAFAAQSLAVLARLGMEDDDPRVCADGGALALGHPWGASGAVGLVRLFSRLVRAGAPAGTLGVAAASVGGGMGVAAVVEVVR, from the coding sequence TTGCCTGACCAGCCTGACCAGCCTGACCGGCCTGACCAGGAACGGGCCGATGCGGTCATCGTCGCCGCCCGGCGCACCCCGATCACCACGCGCAGCCGTGCTTTCGCCCGGCTCGGCCTCGAAGACCTGGCCGCACCCGTCCTGCGCCACGTGCTGGGCGATGCCGGGTCCGCGACCGGTGCGCCCCTCGTCGTGGCCGACGTCGTGCTGGGAAACTGTAGGGGGCCCGGGGGTAATCCGGCCCGGATCGCCGCGCTCGCCGCCGGGCTCGGCGTGAGCGTGCCGGGTGCGACCGTCGACCGGCAGTGCGGCAGTGGTCTGGCCGCCGTCCTCGAGGCGGTCCGGGCGATCCAGGCGGGCGACGACCGTCCCCGTCTGGCCGGTGGCGTCGAGAGCGCCTCGACCGCCCCGACCCGGTCCGTCGGCGGAAAGAGCTACGCGCGAGCGCCCTTCACCCCGGCCGGCTGGCCGGACCCGGACATGCCGGCCGCGGCGCAGGCCCTGGCCGACGCCGACGGGATCACCCGCGAGCGCCAGGACGCCCACGCCGCCCGCAGTTACCGGCGAGCCCGCGCGGCCCGCGACGCCGGACGCTTCGACCACGAAATCGTCCCTCTGCAAGGAGTGTTCGCCGACGACTCGATCAGGTGGGACGAACGCCTGCTGGCCCGACTGCGTCCTCAATTCCCCGACGGCACGCTCACGGCGGGAACCTCGACGCGGATCAGCGACGGCGCGGCGGCGGTCGCCGTGATCCCCCGGCGGATGCGGGGCCGGGCACCCGGTCTCGTGGTGCGGGGACAGGCCGTGGTCGGTTGCGATCCGGCCCTTCCCGGCATCGGTGCCGCCCCGGCCGTACAGGCCGCGCTCGCGAGCGCCGGTGCGTCCGTCGCCGACGTCGCCGCCTTCGAGATCGTCGAAGCCTTTGCGGCACAGTCACTGGCCGTGCTGGCCCGGCTGGGAATGGAGGACGACGATCCCCGGGTCTGCGCCGACGGTGGCGCTCTCGCACTGGGTCACCCCTGGGGGGCCAGCGGCGCGGTCGGCCTGGTCCGGCTGTTCAGCCGTCTGGTGCGCGCGGGTGCCCCGGCGGGGACGCTCGGGGTGGCGGCCGCGTCCGTGGGTGGCGGTATGGGGGTCGCGGCGGTCGTCGAGGTGGTCCGGTGA